A genomic window from Thermovenabulum gondwanense includes:
- a CDS encoding DUF7305 domain-containing protein — protein MGFYKYFNKILKENKGAVLVTVLLTGTVLIMLGIALSEFSRSDLKASLYYERRVQARYLAEGGLQKALSELKNDPERLQYIISSARGKPNGFVFDSMSVEEGDLKGSFTLKAVLESENRLKIISEGSTGNSKFTAYAYLDVIRSYEAFQKMIFSYSGFSFNGSASLQGDIATLGDVDLKGSFDLNGNLYAKGNVELSGSARVTKSIYSLGNVSLKGSADVYGDIYAKGSITSSGAVLVRGKSYPYYNGDINFSQEMPFPDANFYKSRATSVYEGPYRVTSLAMSGNIIFVDDDVVEVVDNKGNKTTVVHEGDFSADNLQGNGVIYAKGDVELKIVNGNSNGIIIISEKNITVKNSGNIKNALLYAPNGTVDLGTSNFEGCIVARNVESNGSAMIKYSGAFLSMSQYLPQQNPPKINLDYIKKEGMY, from the coding sequence ATGGGATTTTATAAGTATTTTAATAAAATTTTAAAGGAAAATAAAGGGGCGGTGCTGGTAACGGTGCTCCTCACCGGGACGGTGCTCATAATGCTTGGCATTGCCCTTTCGGAGTTTTCAAGAAGCGATTTGAAGGCTTCCCTTTACTACGAAAGAAGGGTCCAGGCCCGGTATCTGGCAGAAGGAGGACTGCAAAAGGCGCTTTCGGAGTTAAAAAATGATCCTGAAAGGCTTCAGTATATAATTTCGTCGGCAAGGGGAAAGCCCAATGGTTTTGTCTTTGACAGCATGAGCGTGGAAGAAGGGGATTTAAAGGGGAGTTTTACCTTAAAGGCGGTGCTGGAATCGGAAAACCGGCTGAAAATTATCTCAGAGGGCTCAACGGGCAACTCAAAATTTACGGCTTATGCGTATCTTGACGTCATCAGGAGCTATGAAGCCTTTCAGAAGATGATCTTTTCTTATTCGGGCTTTTCCTTTAACGGCTCCGCGAGCCTGCAGGGGGATATAGCCACCCTTGGAGATGTGGATTTAAAGGGAAGTTTTGATTTAAACGGGAATTTATACGCCAAAGGCAATGTGGAGCTTTCGGGGAGCGCCCGGGTGACAAAAAGCATATATTCCCTCGGAAATGTAAGCCTGAAAGGCAGTGCCGACGTCTACGGCGATATATACGCAAAGGGGTCTATTACATCCAGCGGGGCGGTGCTGGTAAGGGGTAAAAGCTATCCCTACTACAACGGGGATATAAATTTTTCTCAGGAGATGCCTTTTCCTGATGCCAATTTTTATAAAAGCAGGGCTACTTCCGTTTACGAAGGCCCTTACAGAGTTACCAGCCTTGCCATGAGCGGCAATATAATTTTTGTGGATGACGATGTGGTAGAGGTGGTGGATAATAAAGGGAATAAAACTACGGTAGTGCATGAAGGGGATTTTTCCGCGGATAACCTTCAGGGAAACGGCGTGATATATGCAAAGGGGGATGTGGAACTAAAAATTGTCAATGGGAACAGTAACGGAATAATTATTATTTCCGAAAAAAATATTACGGTAAAAAATTCGGGGAATATAAAAAATGCTCTTTTATATGCGCCAAACGGCACGGTGGACCTGGGGACTTCAAATTTTGAGGGGTGCATTGTAGCAAGAAATGTAGAATCCAACGGGAGTGCGATGATAAAATACAGCGGCGCCTTCTTATCCATGAGCCAGTATCTTCCCCAGCAAAACCCACCTAAAATAAACCTGGATTACATAAAAAAGGAAGGGATGTATTAA
- a CDS encoding DUF503 domain-containing protein has protein sequence MNVGILKVEIYLGDTFSLKDKRSVVKSVIERLKGKLNLSVAEVERQDDLRFAVIGISCVSSSKTHADSQLESALNFLEEDGRFFVQNIEREVFSF, from the coding sequence ATGAACGTCGGAATTTTAAAAGTGGAAATTTACCTTGGGGATACCTTTTCCTTAAAGGATAAGCGCTCCGTGGTGAAAAGCGTCATTGAAAGGCTGAAAGGTAAACTTAACCTTTCGGTAGCGGAGGTGGAAAGGCAGGATGACCTTCGCTTTGCCGTTATAGGCATCAGCTGCGTTTCCTCCAGTAAAACCCATGCGGACAGCCAGCTTGAAAGCGCATTGAATTTTTTAGAGGAGGATGGACGGTTTTTCGTGCAAAACATCGAAAGGGAGGTGTTTTCCTTTTAA
- a CDS encoding GNAT family N-acetyltransferase, whose protein sequence is MRIRTAALKDVEAVAEVFLRAFEGSIRFFTPVTSGIKKAFFDFFSLLISTFREGVMVAEEENKIVGYIVMADNVRKLWKEAVLSGFIFKVIVKYFKGEYGIKLKDALRIVFNKVFFLKFEVVTSPSAQLLSIGVLPERHGRGIGSALLEKGMDYIRKKGIKRVKLEVRPENTSAVNLYKSFGFKVKGRNRDLQGEWLVMVWEG, encoded by the coding sequence ATGAGAATAAGAACGGCGGCTTTGAAGGACGTTGAGGCGGTGGCAGAGGTATTTTTAAGGGCTTTTGAGGGGAGTATAAGGTTTTTCACCCCCGTCACTTCGGGTATAAAAAAGGCGTTTTTTGACTTCTTTTCTCTTTTGATTTCTACCTTCAGGGAAGGCGTGATGGTGGCAGAGGAGGAAAACAAAATCGTCGGGTACATCGTAATGGCGGATAATGTCAGGAAGCTCTGGAAGGAAGCGGTACTTAGCGGATTTATTTTTAAGGTAATCGTAAAATATTTCAAGGGAGAATACGGGATAAAATTGAAGGACGCTTTAAGGATAGTTTTCAATAAAGTTTTCTTTTTAAAATTCGAGGTGGTAACCTCTCCTTCGGCCCAGCTTTTATCCATAGGTGTTCTGCCGGAACGGCACGGCAGGGGGATTGGAAGTGCCCTTCTTGAAAAGGGGATGGATTATATAAGGAAAAAGGGGATAAAAAGGGTGAAGCTTGAGGTGAGGCCCGAAAACACATCCGCGGTGAACCTTTACAAAAGCTTTGGTTTTAAGGTAAAGGGAAGGAATAGGGACCTTCAGGGTGAATGGCTCGTAATGGTGTGGGAAGGTTAA
- a CDS encoding glycerol-3-phosphate acyltransferase — translation MSYFVVTGLFSYLVGGFFVFKKRETFTQMVEFLKGYLTMLFAGLYLHSGLTYIFSSMGVLTGHTRPFFKGFRGDTTEALALGIIFYLSWKMGLILLFFFLIISQFVEEYEDAVFLTSLLIPVISFRFFRTDSYNIICTIIFVQLAIQFWPDYLEKKVKSVFINRTVLGLLVLFILILFFFNKYVYKGFGMQKDLIRHGPGHFKYVAITFDDGPDPLYTPEILDILQDKGVPATFFLVGKNVESYPDIAKRIVREGHSVGNHTYSHRSLIPLSAKGQEEEIKKCESAIEKVAGVRPVLFRPPRGVYTAFARKLLKDERYTIVLWDVSAMDWAELPPDKIVERVVKSVKPGSIILFHDSGDLVTYRGGNRTSTVEALPRVIDELKKQGYEFVTVDQMIFLSELMETEEKVNENKNGGFEGR, via the coding sequence ATGAGCTATTTTGTCGTAACCGGGCTTTTTTCCTACCTTGTCGGGGGATTTTTCGTATTTAAAAAGAGGGAAACCTTTACTCAGATGGTGGAATTTTTAAAGGGCTATCTAACCATGCTTTTTGCGGGGCTTTACCTGCATTCGGGTCTCACCTACATTTTTTCTTCGATGGGCGTCTTAACGGGGCACACGCGGCCCTTTTTTAAGGGTTTTAGAGGAGATACTACGGAGGCCCTTGCCCTCGGCATCATCTTTTATCTATCGTGGAAGATGGGGCTGATACTTCTTTTCTTTTTTCTCATAATAAGTCAGTTCGTTGAAGAATACGAAGATGCAGTATTTTTGACATCCCTTTTGATTCCGGTGATTTCCTTCAGGTTCTTCAGGACGGATTCTTACAATATAATATGCACAATCATTTTCGTCCAGCTTGCCATTCAGTTTTGGCCCGATTATCTGGAAAAAAAGGTAAAGTCCGTTTTTATAAACCGCACGGTACTGGGACTTTTGGTGTTATTTATCCTCATTCTTTTCTTTTTCAATAAATACGTATATAAAGGCTTTGGGATGCAGAAGGACCTCATAAGGCACGGCCCGGGGCATTTTAAATACGTCGCCATTACCTTTGACGATGGGCCCGATCCCCTTTATACGCCGGAAATACTGGATATCCTCCAGGATAAAGGCGTACCGGCCACCTTTTTCCTTGTGGGGAAGAATGTCGAAAGCTACCCCGATATTGCAAAAAGGATCGTAAGGGAAGGGCACTCCGTTGGCAATCACACCTATAGCCACAGGAGCCTCATCCCCCTTTCAGCAAAGGGGCAGGAGGAGGAGATAAAAAAGTGCGAAAGTGCAATAGAAAAGGTTGCCGGTGTAAGGCCGGTGCTTTTCAGGCCACCGAGAGGGGTATATACCGCCTTTGCCAGAAAACTTTTAAAAGATGAAAGATATACCATCGTTTTGTGGGATGTGAGCGCCATGGACTGGGCGGAGCTTCCGCCGGATAAGATCGTGGAAAGGGTGGTAAAAAGCGTAAAGCCCGGTTCCATAATACTTTTTCACGATTCGGGGGACTTAGTGACCTACAGGGGAGGAAACAGGACATCTACGGTGGAGGCACTTCCCCGGGTTATAGATGAACTAAAAAAACAGGGCTACGAATTCGTTACAGTGGACCAGATGATATTCCTTTCGGAACTCATGGAAACGGAGGAAAAGGTAAATGAGAATAAGAACGGCGGCTTTGAAGGACGTTGA
- a CDS encoding nucleotidyltransferase domain-containing protein, with amino-acid sequence MPRDLVRIDKEKLKNYITEKVASFEEIAGVYLFGSSLDLMRPDSDIDIGIIFYDCIDEKKAEDVIETLYLKLLNFEGHPFDIHSVNHSNTIIAFNILRNGLPLFIKDEDAITDLIEIVSLKFKEIYPRYKEAVNIILEGS; translated from the coding sequence ATGCCGAGGGATTTGGTAAGAATAGATAAGGAAAAATTAAAAAATTATATTACAGAAAAGGTCGCCTCTTTTGAAGAAATAGCAGGCGTCTACCTTTTCGGCTCAAGTCTCGATTTAATGCGCCCCGACAGCGACATAGACATTGGAATTATTTTTTACGATTGCATAGACGAAAAAAAAGCGGAGGATGTTATTGAAACATTATACTTAAAGCTTTTAAATTTTGAGGGGCATCCCTTTGACATCCACTCGGTAAACCACTCAAACACTATAATTGCCTTTAATATTTTAAGAAATGGACTACCGTTGTTTATAAAGGATGAAGATGCGATAACGGATTTAATTGAAATAGTGAGTTTGAAATTTAAGGAAATATACCCCCGTTATAAAGAAGCTGTAAATATTATACTGGAGGGATCGTAA
- the hepT gene encoding type VII toxin-antitoxin system HepT family RNase toxin — translation MSPLDKNKVTKKILFIKEQKEDIKKLLYEKKKEEILSDPWLIKGLKYSLQTAVEAMIDIIYHITAKHFNKAPVDARDALNILYNFKVIDEKELTLYSKMIGFRNKIVHGYEEVSPEKVIEIAENNLNDFDKFVKKIKENFLQ, via the coding sequence ATGAGTCCATTGGACAAAAATAAAGTAACCAAAAAAATATTATTCATCAAGGAACAAAAAGAGGATATTAAAAAGCTTCTTTACGAAAAGAAAAAGGAAGAAATTTTAAGCGACCCCTGGCTTATTAAAGGCCTAAAATACTCTCTGCAAACCGCTGTAGAGGCAATGATCGATATAATATATCACATCACTGCTAAGCATTTTAACAAAGCCCCTGTGGACGCAAGAGATGCGTTGAACATTTTATATAATTTCAAAGTAATCGATGAAAAAGAATTGACGCTATACTCAAAAATGATAGGATTCAGGAATAAAATTGTTCATGGTTATGAGGAAGTCTCCCCGGAAAAAGTTATTGAAATTGCAGAAAATAATCTTAATGATTTTGACAAATTTGTTAAAAAAATAAAAGAAAATTTCTTACAATAA
- a CDS encoding ABC transporter permease, whose amino-acid sequence MKKNGLETLLVKFFFSAKMAWHGVAAKPLRTFLTVLGIAIGVASVISLMGIGEGARLQVLRQFESLGSNVIEIKAQDPSVEFSPEEAFELKERVSGIKYATPIIKTKAIMRWRRARGEVQILGAGSDYYKVRDYKVITGHFFTEWHVKERAKVAVLGYNIGKSLLNGRSPVGATFTLNNETYRVVGVLSKKGNSQEGLDDLIIIPYTTALKIAGKRTVDEIWVKADSAKSADLAIAQLGRIYRRKLGLDMKAPKVNPEGQNKEGQGEKEKLPNKENPENPAVPPEKQGGSPNTPENIIGGKELITITNMNTLIEEADNANRVMTLLLAGIASVSLLVGGLGIMNIMLVAVSERTSEIGLKRALGAKKSDLLLQFILESVILSLLGAVAGILAGVWGVKIFTSYGLYAVVSINALKVSTFVALGCGLLFGVYPAYLASSVPPVEALRR is encoded by the coding sequence ATGAAAAAAAACGGCCTTGAAACCCTTTTAGTAAAGTTTTTTTTCTCGGCGAAAATGGCGTGGCACGGTGTTGCGGCAAAACCCCTTAGAACCTTCCTGACGGTGCTCGGGATTGCCATAGGTGTGGCATCGGTAATAAGTTTGATGGGAATAGGGGAAGGGGCGCGCCTTCAAGTTTTAAGGCAGTTTGAGAGCCTCGGCTCCAATGTTATAGAGATAAAAGCCCAGGACCCGAGTGTGGAATTCAGCCCCGAAGAGGCCTTTGAGCTCAAAGAACGGGTAAGCGGTATAAAATACGCGACGCCCATCATAAAGACCAAGGCGATAATGCGCTGGAGGAGGGCCAGGGGCGAAGTCCAGATACTCGGTGCGGGAAGCGACTACTATAAGGTGAGGGATTATAAGGTAATTACGGGGCACTTTTTTACCGAATGGCATGTAAAGGAGAGGGCAAAAGTTGCGGTTTTGGGATATAACATAGGAAAAAGCCTTCTAAACGGAAGGTCTCCCGTAGGGGCTACCTTCACCTTAAACAACGAGACGTACAGGGTGGTGGGGGTGCTATCTAAAAAAGGCAACAGTCAGGAAGGTCTGGATGACCTCATAATAATCCCCTATACTACGGCCCTGAAAATAGCGGGGAAAAGGACGGTAGACGAAATATGGGTGAAGGCGGACTCGGCAAAAAGCGCGGACCTTGCCATTGCTCAGCTCGGGAGGATTTACAGGAGAAAGCTCGGGCTTGACATGAAGGCCCCAAAGGTAAATCCAGAAGGTCAAAACAAAGAGGGCCAGGGAGAAAAGGAAAAGCTCCCCAATAAAGAAAATCCCGAAAATCCGGCAGTTCCACCCGAAAAGCAGGGGGGAAGCCCAAATACCCCCGAAAACATAATAGGCGGCAAGGAGCTCATAACGATAACCAACATGAATACCCTCATCGAAGAAGCGGATAATGCGAACAGGGTGATGACCCTGCTTCTTGCGGGGATTGCCTCGGTATCCCTTCTCGTTGGGGGGCTCGGAATAATGAATATAATGCTCGTTGCAGTATCGGAAAGGACCTCGGAGATAGGATTAAAGCGGGCTCTCGGTGCAAAAAAATCCGACCTTTTACTGCAGTTTATCCTGGAAAGCGTTATTTTGAGCTTGCTCGGCGCCGTAGCGGGGATACTCGCGGGTGTTTGGGGAGTGAAGATTTTTACCTCTTACGGGCTTTACGCCGTAGTAAGCATAAATGCTTTGAAGGTATCCACCTTCGTGGCCCTCGGATGCGGGCTATTATTTGGGGTATACCCCGCATACCTTGCGTCCTCCGTGCCTCCTGTGGAAGCCCTTAGAAGATAA
- a CDS encoding efflux RND transporter periplasmic adaptor subunit, whose translation MFKKVTAFLIIAALVVAGGFYAFKSLLPPPKKEAQGPVYSTAKVIRGDISVGVETSGPLYPNSSGGIMVPYNPESQGMLSYIIDEVLVKAGDTVQAGQVLVRLRAPNIQTELENLQKQLETAKKALADKLGTTPDKLYEVDPSKGITLTAPIDGRVFGFSAKEGNEIKEGEIVAKIVNDSKFKLLAKLYPGEFAVAKDYKKAFLRFNVYEGVLEGEVVDVNDEPVTEAAGGTDYTGEKMYQYVYYMTIEGKNPGLIQPELTAYVGLAKEGVKNPESPDVLWLKYPSKVEGFAEEESVFSTVTARVTKVFVKERSKVKKGDPLIQLAGSDVRDYILEEMKKISELESKMYKLQNQLSMLEIRAPVSGVVADFNATVGKTVNMGEWLGNIFNPDDMTMWCQVDDIDILLVKQGSPVKVTLDALPGKTLEGSVVFISPMGKDQSGISRFEVNIKVKGTPELKPGMQAKAYIEAGSAKNVLLVPVEAVFEEDGQPKVEVLNPDGTTKVVNVELGLMNDRYAEIKSGLNEGDEVVTGSSFDVLPSQHIKTDRLLPGQNGNQGSGTGNQNSGGK comes from the coding sequence ATGTTTAAAAAGGTTACTGCATTTTTAATTATTGCGGCACTGGTGGTTGCAGGGGGATTTTACGCCTTTAAGAGTTTACTTCCTCCGCCGAAAAAGGAAGCTCAGGGGCCCGTTTACTCCACCGCAAAGGTTATAAGAGGGGATATAAGCGTAGGGGTTGAAACTTCAGGGCCTTTATACCCCAACAGCAGCGGAGGTATTATGGTGCCTTATAATCCCGAGTCTCAGGGAATGTTAAGCTACATAATAGATGAGGTTCTGGTAAAGGCGGGGGATACCGTCCAGGCGGGACAGGTGCTGGTAAGGCTCAGGGCACCCAATATTCAAACGGAGCTTGAAAACCTTCAAAAGCAGCTTGAGACGGCAAAAAAGGCCCTTGCCGATAAGCTGGGGACGACTCCCGATAAGCTCTACGAGGTGGACCCTTCAAAAGGGATAACCTTAACTGCTCCCATTGACGGGAGGGTTTTCGGGTTTTCCGCAAAGGAAGGGAATGAGATAAAGGAAGGGGAAATTGTCGCAAAGATAGTAAACGACTCTAAGTTCAAACTTCTGGCAAAACTCTATCCCGGTGAATTTGCGGTTGCAAAGGATTACAAAAAGGCCTTTTTGAGGTTTAACGTCTACGAAGGGGTGCTCGAAGGGGAAGTGGTGGACGTAAACGACGAACCGGTTACCGAAGCTGCCGGAGGAACGGATTACACGGGAGAAAAGATGTACCAGTATGTATACTACATGACCATTGAAGGAAAAAACCCCGGTTTAATACAGCCCGAACTTACCGCATACGTGGGGCTTGCCAAGGAAGGAGTGAAAAACCCCGAAAGCCCGGATGTCTTATGGCTTAAATACCCATCAAAAGTGGAAGGCTTTGCCGAAGAGGAATCGGTGTTTTCCACCGTTACCGCCCGGGTGACAAAGGTGTTTGTCAAGGAAAGGAGCAAAGTAAAAAAGGGCGATCCCTTAATTCAGCTTGCGGGCTCCGACGTCAGGGACTACATCCTCGAGGAGATGAAGAAGATATCCGAGCTTGAAAGCAAGATGTATAAGCTTCAAAACCAGCTTTCCATGCTTGAAATACGTGCACCGGTGAGCGGTGTCGTTGCGGATTTTAACGCTACGGTGGGAAAGACGGTGAATATGGGCGAATGGCTCGGAAATATATTCAACCCCGATGACATGACCATGTGGTGTCAGGTGGACGATATAGACATACTCCTCGTAAAGCAGGGTTCTCCCGTAAAGGTCACCTTAGATGCACTGCCCGGGAAAACCTTGGAGGGGAGCGTGGTATTTATATCGCCCATGGGCAAGGATCAGAGCGGCATTTCGAGGTTTGAGGTGAATATAAAGGTAAAGGGTACGCCGGAGCTAAAGCCCGGTATGCAGGCGAAGGCTTATATCGAAGCGGGGAGCGCGAAAAACGTCCTTTTGGTGCCGGTGGAAGCGGTATTTGAGGAAGACGGGCAGCCCAAGGTTGAGGTTTTAAATCCCGACGGGACCACAAAGGTGGTAAATGTCGAGCTCGGTTTAATGAACGACAGGTACGCCGAGATAAAAAGCGGACTAAACGAAGGGGATGAAGTGGTAACGGGTTCGAGCTTTGACGTCCTTCCATCCCAGCACATAAAGACGGATAGGCTCCTTCCCGGGCAAAACGGAAATCAGGGAAGCGGTACGGGTAACCAAAATAGCGGCGGCAAATGA
- a CDS encoding ABC transporter ATP-binding protein, with the protein MLIELKNVKKYYRTGKLNVKALDGVDLSVEGGEFLAIMGPSGSGKSTLLNIIGCLDKPTEGEYILNGKNVERLNDDELSEIRNNYIGFVFQTFHLLPEYDALFNVEIPLIYRGISARERKERAEAALEAVGLKERMKHKPLELSGGEQQRVAIARALVQEPLLILADEPTGALDSKTGNSIMELFCRLNEEKNLTIILVTHDEKMARYGKRVVHILDGRIESITLN; encoded by the coding sequence ATGCTCATTGAGTTGAAAAACGTGAAAAAATACTACAGAACGGGTAAGTTAAATGTGAAAGCCCTTGATGGGGTGGATTTATCGGTGGAGGGGGGAGAGTTTTTAGCAATAATGGGCCCTTCGGGGTCGGGGAAGTCTACGCTTTTAAACATTATAGGGTGTCTCGATAAGCCCACGGAAGGGGAGTACATATTAAACGGGAAGAATGTGGAAAGGTTAAACGATGATGAGCTTTCCGAGATAAGGAATAACTACATAGGGTTTGTGTTTCAGACCTTTCACCTTTTGCCCGAGTACGATGCCCTTTTCAATGTGGAAATCCCTTTAATTTACAGGGGTATTTCTGCAAGGGAAAGGAAGGAAAGGGCAGAAGCTGCATTGGAAGCTGTCGGCTTAAAGGAAAGGATGAAACATAAACCCCTTGAACTTTCGGGGGGAGAGCAGCAGAGGGTTGCCATAGCGCGGGCGCTTGTGCAGGAGCCGCTTTTGATTTTAGCGGATGAGCCCACGGGAGCCCTTGATTCTAAAACCGGAAATTCCATAATGGAGCTTTTTTGCAGGCTGAATGAGGAAAAAAATCTTACCATAATTTTGGTTACTCACGATGAGAAGATGGCGCGCTACGGGAAAAGGGTTGTGCACATACTTGACGGCAGGATAGAGAGCATTACATTAAATTGA
- a CDS encoding S-layer homology domain-containing protein translates to MKSIKKLLALAIIATLVLGLMPVAFAAAPSDVAGTKYEKAVKLLLDLGVTTGYPDGTFKPANVVTRAEMAAFIVRALGLEEAAKFSAGATQFTDVKAGDWFAGFVNVASTVGVIKGYPDGTFKPNATVTYPEAVTMLVRALGYTDADVVGAWPVNYIVKASQLGVSKDVTIKNEGAVRGDIALLLNNTLFTDMKKEDKDAATVKLIEKGLNVVKKTFVIANIPDFDSSLKEGEFKSNEATNNVYKAGNVDVKALLGMKVEAYVKDGELVTAIPTGNTVITPKDTVTVTASAYKIEYTNDADEDKTIYGTANTFIVFNFDQKTWADINDTYVTMIDNNGDNKVDYIFAKKYDLREVKYVDLANSKLYTTIDSYQLKDAKYTIIKNGTMAKLSDLTKGDIIHVAKNTASDKFEIIAVNKTVEGKVTEIEGTTSLKVYVNGVKYSFNTTLDATVDDNITVDSTYKFTLDKDNKIVKKEQIAAANETVAMVVYKDTFTEFGKTIYKVKLLYADGTEKVLEVKDLATYNAITIANYIKYTTDSNGKINSINTWGTKEVTPSGTVKLNKDNIEVGSTKYFVTNNTVVFYVYNNNIDVVKYSDLAKQTYSNATINLYNLTTFNEIGTAVIYNNQPLSQVAISSDENVILVTKVTTVSDGKKVYGFVKGSSTSFVTKDQNFAAVAGTVYSYKLDKDGYGVNITMTNKKETNQDVQAIDSARIKVNNTIYKLASDVIVYKYDSQNSAWVVGSLADIIANDDTNIATNVDLFVLDNDYPDVVNIIVIR, encoded by the coding sequence ATGAAATCAATTAAGAAGCTGCTGGCACTTGCGATTATCGCAACATTAGTGCTCGGCTTAATGCCCGTTGCTTTTGCAGCTGCACCCAGCGACGTAGCGGGTACAAAGTATGAGAAAGCTGTAAAACTATTACTCGATCTTGGTGTCACAACGGGTTACCCCGATGGCACTTTTAAGCCAGCAAATGTTGTTACGAGAGCCGAAATGGCTGCTTTCATAGTAAGAGCTCTCGGCCTTGAAGAAGCAGCTAAATTCTCAGCCGGTGCAACTCAATTCACAGATGTGAAAGCTGGAGATTGGTTTGCAGGCTTCGTAAACGTAGCATCAACTGTAGGAGTAATTAAGGGTTATCCCGATGGCACTTTTAAGCCAAATGCAACAGTTACTTACCCCGAAGCTGTTACAATGCTCGTTAGGGCTCTCGGATACACCGATGCTGATGTAGTAGGCGCATGGCCGGTAAACTACATAGTAAAAGCTTCTCAGCTCGGAGTATCCAAGGACGTAACCATTAAAAACGAAGGCGCTGTAAGAGGAGATATAGCTTTATTATTGAATAATACTTTATTTACAGATATGAAGAAAGAAGACAAAGATGCTGCTACAGTTAAACTAATTGAAAAGGGATTAAATGTAGTAAAGAAGACATTTGTAATAGCTAATATTCCTGATTTTGATAGTTCATTAAAAGAAGGCGAATTTAAATCTAATGAAGCAACAAACAATGTATATAAAGCAGGGAATGTTGATGTAAAAGCTTTACTTGGTATGAAAGTTGAAGCTTATGTAAAAGACGGCGAACTTGTTACCGCTATCCCCACTGGCAATACTGTAATTACTCCGAAAGATACTGTAACTGTTACAGCATCAGCATATAAAATAGAATATACAAACGATGCTGATGAAGATAAGACAATTTATGGTACAGCAAATACTTTTATAGTTTTCAATTTTGATCAAAAAACATGGGCAGATATTAATGATACCTACGTAACAATGATTGATAACAATGGTGACAATAAAGTGGATTATATTTTTGCGAAGAAATATGATTTAAGAGAAGTAAAATATGTTGATTTAGCAAACAGCAAGTTATATACTACGATAGATTCTTATCAATTAAAAGATGCTAAATATACAATTATTAAAAATGGAACAATGGCCAAATTATCAGATTTAACAAAAGGTGATATAATTCATGTCGCAAAGAACACAGCATCAGATAAGTTTGAAATAATTGCGGTTAACAAAACAGTAGAAGGGAAGGTAACTGAAATAGAAGGAACAACCTCACTCAAGGTATATGTAAATGGAGTAAAGTATAGCTTCAATACAACACTTGATGCTACAGTTGATGATAATATCACTGTTGATTCAACCTATAAATTTACTTTAGATAAAGATAATAAAATTGTTAAGAAAGAGCAAATTGCAGCGGCAAATGAAACAGTAGCTATGGTAGTCTATAAGGATACCTTCACTGAATTTGGCAAAACAATTTATAAAGTAAAATTGTTGTATGCTGATGGAACTGAAAAAGTCCTTGAAGTAAAAGATTTAGCAACATATAATGCTATAACTATAGCAAATTATATAAAATACACAACAGATTCAAATGGCAAAATAAATAGCATCAACACATGGGGAACAAAAGAAGTTACACCGAGTGGCACAGTTAAATTAAATAAAGATAATATTGAAGTAGGTTCAACAAAATATTTTGTAACTAATAATACGGTTGTTTTCTATGTATATAATAATAATATAGATGTAGTAAAATATAGTGATTTAGCAAAACAAACTTATTCTAATGCAACAATTAATTTATATAATCTAACTACTTTTAACGAAATTGGTACAGCAGTAATTTATAATAACCAACCGTTATCACAAGTGGCAATTTCTTCTGATGAAAATGTAATTTTAGTAACGAAGGTAACAACAGTAAGTGATGGAAAGAAAGTATATGGTTTTGTAAAAGGCTCATCAACATCTTTTGTTACAAAAGATCAAAATTTTGCTGCAGTAGCAGGTACAGTATATAGCTATAAACTTGATAAAGATGGATATGGTGTAAATATTACAATGACAAATAAAAAGGAAACCAATCAAGATGTTCAAGCTATAGATTCAGCAAGAATAAAAGTTAATAACACAATTTATAAACTAGCATCAGATGTAATAGTTTACAAATATGATTCCCAGAATAGCGCTTGGGTTGTAGGTTCGCTTGCAGATATCATAGCAAATGATGATACTAATATAGCAACAAATGTAGACTTATTTGTACTTGATAATGATTATCCTGATGTAGTAAATATTATAGTTATACGATAA